AAGGCAGAGGAAGAAATACTGAAACAAATCTTAAACAAGATAAAAAGTGAAGTGCAGAAGGGAATAACTGACGACGTAAAATCCAACATAGAAAAAAAGCCTTTGGCTACATTAGTGGACTCCATTATCCTCTCACACCTCCAGGATGAAGATCAACTCAATGATCTGCTGAGTGACAAAAACCGAAGGAGTGATCTGCTGGCCATTTTCAGACAGTTAAGCCTAACAGCAATACAGCCATTCCATGCAGACCTCAACTGGCAGAACAAGCTGAACTCATCCCTCATCACAGTGATTGATGCAGCTAAAGCAGGCGCTAAAGCAGGGGCCAAAGGAAAAGTGCGGGCAATTTTATTATCCATTCAAGCTATCCACTACATGACACTTGCAGGAGATGCCATCGCTGCAGTACTCACCCTCTCCAGCAAATTCTTCTCAAACCTTCAGGAAGAGCTGAATGAtttcaaagaagaaaaagtaaatcCAGAGAAAGTGATGGTAAATGATCTATCTCCCTCAGATACTGAGATGCTGAAGGCATTTAAACAAGATTTAGCCAAAGTCATCAGTGATTTATTGGCTGATGCTTTAGTAGAAGTCTTCCACCAGAAGTTCTCTGGTCACATTGTTTCTAATGTTCAAAACAAAGTGAATGGTTTCCTTCGGAAACATGTAAGAAGTGGATTAAAGAGTGACAGAACAGATGAAAAACTCAGAGCTGGACAAAACAACAGATATATCACAAACATGCCAGTAAATCTGAATTCTAAAGTTGAAGGAGATGCAGGTAAACAGTCAAGGTCACATGCTGAGAGGATCAAGAACCGTGAGACTGTGGGCACCATTCTCGATGTCAGAGTCCTGTCAGAGGCCACTGGTACTAAGGTTGTCATCCTAACAGAGGATAAACGTGGCAGATTCAACAAAATGCAGGAGGTGAACCCAAGTACCAAACCTGCAAGCCAAACTGTGACACTGATCTACAGACCAAAGAGTTCCCAATATCCCAGTGGCCATTATGATGTGCGCATCAATAATGAGACAATGATCATTGAAGGAAAGGGCAAGAGCTGCCTGTTTCATGCTTTGGCACGAGGCATGAAACCAAAAGCTCGTGAAGAAAAGATTGCTTTGGAGGCAGACCACCTCCGATCTCTGGAGGCCGATACTCTACTCAGACATCCAGGCCATTGGGAGCCTTTCATCAAACGAAAAGTGTGGACTGAAACACTCAGAGGAGGAGACTGGTACATGGCAGAGGGAGCTGCACCAAAActcacaaaaaaacagaaagaaacatgTATGAAAGAGGTTGGAGGAGTAGGAAAATACAAATTAATgcaaaaacatcaacaaaaaagaaaaatggggcAATTCATCAATGCTGATCACCAGCCACCAGTCAGCTGTATACGAGGAGCTATAACCTTGAACCAAAATAGCAAATTAGCAACAGCCATGCTTGAAGTCGCAACAAACTCCTCTCCTCTGAATCACAGACTGATTCCTGCTGTGAAGAAATCCCACGGCCGTGAACTTCCAGCTGTTTTTGTGCCCGCAGACTGTCATCATGAGTTTCCCAGTACAAAATCACCAGCCTTCAGAAAATTGCTGACTGAAACCATCAGCAAAGACAATGTTGTGGACTCGTTCAAACTGACGATCCTTGGGTCAATGCCCAGATTCCAGCTGAATTCCACCAAGGGCTTTCCGGATTTTCAGAAAGATAATCGCTCTAAATTCCAGCGAGATGTTTTTGAAAATAGTTTTCAGAAACAGAGTGAAAAGATGGTTGACAACTGGTTTAAAGAGTTCAGAGGAAAAGATGTCATGACTCAGCAAGATTGTGACACCATTAAAACATGGATCAACAACGAGGGCTACAACAATCAAAACGATCCTCTCAGGAACAAAGTTGCCGACCTTCTATAATGACAAAGGTAAGATCCCATTTGACATAATACTAAATTAAAGCACATAGATATCAatcattttttgtttaaatctaTAATATTATCATTTATGATAATCTATGGTGTTTACAATTATTGAGGAGTAACTGTAACTATATACTTTGTGTTATGGTTGACCAGTTAACAGTTGACCAGAGTGAATCTGCgctcttttttatacatgtacTGATGTACTGacaggccctgtgatggacctgcGACCCGCCCAGTGTCGTCCTCCCTCCCTGCTCTGGAATGTGGATTGGATAGAAACATATTTGGAAATCAATATGGGGCTAATTTCATACATATTTCTACTTATCTCCCCAGCATATGTTTATGTTTCACCATTTTTCAAAGACATAGAAAAGATATAGTTGGTTTCAAATTTAAGAAAAGTTTGGCTTTCAGATTCCCCATTTTTTAACTGTAGCCATTTCTGGGGCTTGAAGACACATTTGCACAATTTGATTTTTCAGTATTAATGACACCTGCAGAAACAGAAATGGG
The sequence above is drawn from the Odontesthes bonariensis isolate fOdoBon6 chromosome 14, fOdoBon6.hap1, whole genome shotgun sequence genome and encodes:
- the LOC142398841 gene encoding uncharacterized protein LOC142398841, coding for MACLQFIKMASADSTNNESTSLETQLTTRCCMYRLFDENISEAIQKLDEIKERDRDALAKKSPVFSLVSNADEELQVEAYNLYNQGLKYVFSVEEEPRFSWEGLLVFCLGLLQIVGGALLTVFTCGTLAQVGNGLIIEGISDCISAVEAMVTGEFSWKSWAIQKAISVGLSIITFGVGKLIAKGFKPCKVLIKSLGKKFKSLPKFFSRQTADGLSVVAKANMKNAVKHVAKKVVEEIITYGLGKAEEEILKQILNKIKSEVQKGITDDVKSNIEKKPLATLVDSIILSHLQDEDQLNDLLSDKNRRSDLLAIFRQLSLTAIQPFHADLNWQNKLNSSLITVIDAAKAGAKAGAKGKVRAILLSIQAIHYMTLAGDAIAAVLTLSSKFFSNLQEELNDFKEEKVNPEKVMVNDLSPSDTEMLKAFKQDLAKVISDLLADALVEVFHQKFSGHIVSNVQNKVNGFLRKHVRSGLKSDRTDEKLRAGQNNRYITNMPVNLNSKVEGDAGKQSRSHAERIKNRETVGTILDVRVLSEATGTKVVILTEDKRGRFNKMQEVNPSTKPASQTVTLIYRPKSSQYPSGHYDVRINNETMIIEGKGKSCLFHALARGMKPKAREEKIALEADHLRSLEADTLLRHPGHWEPFIKRKVWTETLRGGDWYMAEGAAPKLTKKQKETCMKEVGGVGKYKLMQKHQQKRKMGQFINADHQPPVSCIRGAITLNQNSKLATAMLEVATNSSPLNHRLIPAVKKSHGRELPAVFVPADCHHEFPSTKSPAFRKLLTETISKDNVVDSFKLTILGSMPRFQLNSTKGFPDFQKDNRSKFQRDVFENSFQKQSEKMVDNWFKEFRGKDVMTQQDCDTIKTWINNEGYNNQNDPLRNKVADLL